Sequence from the Syntrophorhabdaceae bacterium genome:
ATCGGTATTGACCAGTGCGTATTCCGATTCAATCCGACGACCGGTTATGATTCAATCCGACTCCAATCCGACCACCGGTTATGATGTAATCCGACCACCCCGTCAACCGGAAAAGAACGCTGGATAACTTTACGAAGTGCTATTACGCTTCTCCCAAAATAACATGACGAGAGGAGCGTCTATGGCGAGAAGGAGATTATCCATGAGAAAGATCGGGGAAGTACTGCGGCTTACCCACGAGAGCGGCCTGTCGACGGGGCAGGTCGCACAGAACTGCGGCATCGGGCGGACCACCGTCAAGGACTACCTGTCCCGGGCAAGGAAGGCGGGACTTGCCTGGCCCCTGCCGGCCGGTCTTGACGATGACGCCGTCGAGAGGCTCCTCTTCCCGTCCGAAAGGTCGCTCACGGAAGAGATGAGGGGAATGCCGCCCTTTGAGTACCTCCACCGGGAGATGAAGAAGAAGCACGTCACCATGCAGCTCCTCTGGCAGGAATACAGGGAGAAGAACCCCGACGGCTACCAGTACAGCCAGTTCTGTCTGCGCTACCGGGCCTGGAAGAAGACCCTCGACGTCTCTCTCCGGCAGGATTACAGGGCGGGGGAGAAGCTCTTCGTGGACTATGCGGGAGACACCATCCCGGTATACGACCCGGCCACGGGCGTAGCATCCTGCGCACATCTCTTCGTGGCGACCCTCGGCGCCAGCAATTACACCTACGCGGAGGCCACCGCCTCCCTCGACCTCTTCTTCTGGATACGCTCCCATGTCCGGGCCTTCGAGTTCTTCCGGTCGGTCCCCGCGATCACGGTCCCCGACAACACGCGGACGGGCGTCACCCATCCGTGCCGCTATGAGCCGGACCTCAACCCGACGTACCGGGACATGGCGGCGCACTACAATACGACGGTCATTCCCGCCCGTGTCAGAAAGCCCCGGGACAAGGCCAAAGTGGAATCGGCCGTTCTCATCGCCGAGAGATGGATCATCGCCGCCCTGAGGAACCACCGGTTCTTCAGCGTCGGGGAACTCAACGGGGCTATCCGGGAGAGGCTCGGCGAGTTCAACTCCCGTCCCCTGCAGAAGCTGAAGGTGTCGAGGAGGGAGCTCTTCGAGACGATTGACAGGCCCGCGATGGGCCCCCTTCCCGAAAGACCCTACGAGTACGCCGAGTGGAGGAAGGTGAGGGCCAACATCGACTACCATGTGGAGGTCGAAGGCCACTACTACAGCGTGCCCTACCGGCTCCGGCGCGAACCGATGGAGGCGAGGGTCACGGCCGCCATGGTTGAGGTGTTCTGCCGGGGAAGACGCGTGGCATCCCATCCCCGGAGCCATAGCCCGCAGAAACACACGACCGCGGCCGACCACATGCCTGACTCCCACAGGCGTTACCTGGAATGGACGCCGTCACGGATCATCGCCTGGGCGGCGAAGACGGGCCCGTCGACGGGGGAGATGGTACGGCAGATCATGGAGAGGAAGACGCACCCCGAGCAGGGCTTCAGGTCCTGCCTCGGCATCATACGCCTGGGCAGGCGCTACGGCCAGGAGCGTCTGGAGGCGGCCTGCGAGAGGGCCCTTGCGATAAAGGCCTACTCCTACAAGAACGTGGAACTGATCCTCAAAAACGGCCTCGACGGCACGAGGGCGCTCCTTGTCCCCCCGTCGGGCACCCCCGTCGACCACGAGAACATCCGGGGGAACGGATACTACAGCTGAAAAAGGAGATGATATGCTGAACGAACAGACCTTTGAGAAACTGAACGCCATGAAGCTCTCGGGCA
This genomic interval carries:
- the istA gene encoding IS21 family transposase, with translation MARRRLSMRKIGEVLRLTHESGLSTGQVAQNCGIGRTTVKDYLSRARKAGLAWPLPAGLDDDAVERLLFPSERSLTEEMRGMPPFEYLHREMKKKHVTMQLLWQEYREKNPDGYQYSQFCLRYRAWKKTLDVSLRQDYRAGEKLFVDYAGDTIPVYDPATGVASCAHLFVATLGASNYTYAEATASLDLFFWIRSHVRAFEFFRSVPAITVPDNTRTGVTHPCRYEPDLNPTYRDMAAHYNTTVIPARVRKPRDKAKVESAVLIAERWIIAALRNHRFFSVGELNGAIRERLGEFNSRPLQKLKVSRRELFETIDRPAMGPLPERPYEYAEWRKVRANIDYHVEVEGHYYSVPYRLRREPMEARVTAAMVEVFCRGRRVASHPRSHSPQKHTTAADHMPDSHRRYLEWTPSRIIAWAAKTGPSTGEMVRQIMERKTHPEQGFRSCLGIIRLGRRYGQERLEAACERALAIKAYSYKNVELILKNGLDGTRALLVPPSGTPVDHENIRGNGYYS